The following proteins are encoded in a genomic region of Iodidimonas sp. SYSU 1G8:
- a CDS encoding aromatic ring-hydroxylating dioxygenase subunit alpha produces MGIKEEYSRAGARLLAHVDNGTTDWAPSVRRVPVDDYLNAERWEAEMEAIFRRQPLLLALGIELPENGSYKTMEIAGRPVLLSRGKDGQVRAFLNVCSHRQAIVMPEARGKASRFTCPYHGWTFNAEGKLIGLADRQKFGEVDTAELGLVALPCTEKAGMIFASLSPDAEFDLDTFLAGFLADMEWLGLENWYYHATNEIRGACWKVVTDGFLEGYHFATAHPETINANTKSNIMTFDFFGPHQRVGFARQNIQEMRGTPEDEMWRSEGVHFSFVRFVFPNVAFSLSRKGGGTWTQIIPGTTSGETVAYQHIIFPKAPQTDAEREECQRVTDFYREVVTTEDFELGFRIQKGLESGAYKDMVFGRNEWGNQHHHASIDGYVVEPEPVRKRA; encoded by the coding sequence ATGGGAATCAAGGAGGAATACAGCCGCGCCGGCGCGCGCCTGCTCGCGCATGTGGACAATGGCACGACCGATTGGGCGCCGAGCGTGCGCCGCGTGCCGGTTGACGATTATCTCAACGCCGAACGCTGGGAAGCGGAAATGGAGGCCATCTTCCGCCGTCAGCCGCTTCTTCTCGCCCTCGGCATCGAGCTGCCGGAGAACGGCAGCTACAAGACCATGGAGATCGCCGGCCGTCCGGTGCTCTTGAGCCGCGGCAAGGACGGGCAGGTCCGCGCGTTCCTGAACGTATGTTCGCACCGGCAGGCCATCGTCATGCCCGAGGCCCGCGGCAAGGCGAGCCGATTCACCTGTCCGTACCATGGCTGGACATTCAATGCGGAAGGCAAGCTGATCGGCCTGGCCGACAGGCAGAAGTTCGGCGAGGTCGATACGGCCGAGCTGGGCCTCGTCGCGCTGCCCTGCACCGAGAAGGCGGGCATGATCTTCGCCAGCCTGTCGCCCGATGCCGAGTTCGATCTCGACACGTTCCTCGCGGGCTTTCTGGCCGATATGGAATGGCTCGGCCTGGAGAACTGGTATTATCACGCGACCAACGAGATCCGGGGCGCGTGCTGGAAGGTGGTCACGGACGGGTTTCTCGAAGGCTATCACTTCGCGACCGCGCATCCCGAGACGATCAACGCCAACACCAAGTCGAACATCATGACCTTCGACTTCTTCGGGCCGCATCAGCGGGTCGGCTTCGCGCGCCAGAACATTCAGGAGATGCGGGGCACGCCGGAAGACGAGATGTGGCGCAGCGAGGGCGTGCATTTCAGCTTCGTGCGGTTCGTGTTCCCGAACGTGGCGTTCTCGCTCAGCCGGAAGGGTGGCGGCACCTGGACGCAGATCATCCCGGGCACGACGTCCGGGGAAACCGTCGCGTATCAGCACATCATCTTCCCGAAGGCGCCGCAGACGGACGCCGAGCGCGAGGAATGCCAGCGCGTGACCGATTTCTACCGTGAGGTGGTCACGACCGAGGATTTCGAGCTGGGGTTCCGCATCCAGAAGGGGCTGGAATCCGGCGCTTACAAGGACATGGTGTTCGGCCGCAACGAATGGGGCAATCAGCATCATCACGCCAGCATCGACGGCTATGTGGTCGAGCCGGAACCGGTGAGGAAGCGCGCCTGA
- a CDS encoding acyl-CoA dehydrogenase family protein, producing the protein MDLAFADTDEAFRLEVRAFFETRFPKDILDKIRRGQTLGKDDLVRAEKAYHAEGWSAANWPEEYGGTGWSVTQKYIFDEERERVGAPSVVPMGLLYVAPVIYTFGSPEQKQRFLPGILSSDVFWAQGYSEPGAGSDLASLQTRAVRDGDEYVVNGVKIWTSQAHYADWIFCLVRTSSAGKPQEGITFLCMDMKTPGITVRPIIGIDGSHYLNQVFFEDVRVPVGNRIGEENKGWDYAKYLLTHERTSYAHVARKKMDMARLKQLARTVTSDGRSLAEDPLFVQKMAEADVALASLEMTVLRAIASLSSGQAPGNESSILKIMATERAQEITELFVELGGLYSAHFITDRARPDWNSNSGIPDWASPSMASYLFTRAQTIYGGATEVQKNVIAKQVLRLP; encoded by the coding sequence ATGGACCTGGCATTCGCCGACACGGACGAGGCCTTCCGGCTCGAGGTCCGGGCGTTCTTCGAGACGCGCTTTCCCAAGGATATCCTCGACAAGATCCGCCGGGGCCAGACCCTGGGCAAGGACGATCTGGTCCGCGCCGAGAAGGCGTATCACGCCGAAGGCTGGAGCGCGGCCAACTGGCCGGAGGAATATGGCGGCACCGGCTGGAGCGTGACCCAGAAGTATATTTTCGACGAGGAGCGCGAGAGGGTCGGCGCCCCGTCCGTCGTGCCCATGGGCCTGCTTTACGTGGCGCCGGTGATCTACACCTTCGGCAGCCCCGAGCAGAAGCAGCGTTTCCTGCCGGGCATCCTGTCCAGCGACGTGTTCTGGGCGCAGGGCTATTCCGAGCCGGGGGCCGGATCGGACCTCGCCTCTCTGCAGACCCGCGCCGTGCGGGACGGTGACGAATATGTGGTCAACGGCGTCAAGATCTGGACCTCGCAGGCCCACTATGCCGACTGGATTTTCTGCCTCGTGCGCACCTCCAGCGCCGGCAAGCCGCAGGAAGGCATCACCTTCCTGTGCATGGACATGAAGACGCCGGGCATCACCGTGCGGCCGATCATCGGCATCGACGGCAGCCACTATCTCAACCAGGTGTTCTTCGAGGACGTGCGGGTGCCGGTCGGGAACCGGATCGGCGAGGAGAACAAGGGCTGGGATTACGCCAAGTACCTGCTGACCCACGAGCGCACCTCCTATGCCCACGTGGCACGCAAGAAGATGGACATGGCGCGGCTCAAGCAGCTTGCCCGCACCGTCACCAGCGACGGCCGCAGCCTGGCCGAGGACCCGCTGTTCGTGCAGAAGATGGCCGAGGCCGACGTGGCGTTGGCCTCCCTCGAAATGACGGTGCTGCGCGCCATCGCCTCGCTGTCCTCGGGGCAGGCGCCGGGCAATGAATCCTCGATCCTGAAGATCATGGCGACCGAGCGGGCGCAGGAGATCACCGAACTTTTCGTGGAACTGGGCGGCCTCTACAGCGCCCATTTCATCACCGACCGCGCCCGCCCGGACTGGAACTCCAACTCCGGCATTCCCGACTGGGCGTCACCCTCCATGGCCAGTTACCTGTTCACCCGCGCCCAGACCATCTATGGCGGCGCGACCGAGGTGCAGAAGAACGTCATCGCCAAGCAGGTGTTGAGGCTGCCGTAA
- a CDS encoding type II toxin-antitoxin system ParD family antitoxin produces the protein MASMNVSLPEPLKAWVEAQAKTGRYANASDYVRDLIRRDQDRASKIDALQTLITEGIESGEARELDLPALLAKARASHDRGQR, from the coding sequence ATGGCATCGATGAACGTATCGCTCCCTGAGCCACTGAAGGCTTGGGTCGAAGCGCAGGCGAAAACGGGCCGCTACGCGAATGCGAGTGACTATGTCCGCGATTTGATCCGTCGCGATCAGGATCGCGCCAGCAAGATCGACGCGCTCCAGACGCTGATCACGGAAGGTATCGAGAGCGGAGAAGCGCGAGAGCTCGATCTTCCTGCCCTTCTGGCCAAGGCGCGGGCATCTCATGATCGCGGGCAGAGATAA
- a CDS encoding AMP-binding protein has translation MYRGEATISAILSARAERSPDRRLIRFQDGAALTYGALDREATRLADALTSLGLAAGDKIAVMLPNGADFLRAWMGVTRAALVEVPIHTGLKGELLAHQLRLAECRAIIIAPEWPERLAPLRDGLPLLRHVIVAGPERAPPDGGTHSLADLVAGGRDIRPAAVQGPNDPAVILFTSGTTGPSKGAVLSHHSHFEMAKICVAAMDYQADDVLFSAFPLFHANARYLTVLAAMLADAQAVLHDRFSASGFWDICRREGVTAFNYMGALLMMLHKQQARADDALNSVRRAYGAPAPATICRAFEERFGLRLIEVYGSTELGTVTLNTVDGFRLGSCGRPVPLYDVQIQDENGHPCPPGTAGEIVARPREPDVMFKEYYRMPEATVKAFRDLWFHTGDRGRMDEDGYFYYLDRMKDAIRRRGENISSWEVEKIIDGIEGIQESAVFGVPSDLSEEEVMVVIVPKADARLTPETVLDACQEKLPWFAVPRYVRFAPALPRNTSERIEKYKLRADGVAADTWDRDAAGYQVRRR, from the coding sequence ATGTACCGGGGCGAGGCCACCATCAGCGCCATCCTCTCGGCCCGGGCGGAACGCTCGCCGGACCGGCGGCTGATCCGCTTCCAGGACGGCGCGGCGCTGACCTATGGCGCGCTGGACCGGGAGGCGACCCGGCTGGCCGACGCGCTGACAAGCCTCGGCCTCGCGGCTGGCGACAAGATCGCCGTGATGCTGCCGAACGGCGCCGATTTCCTGCGCGCCTGGATGGGCGTCACCCGCGCGGCGCTGGTCGAGGTGCCCATCCATACGGGACTGAAGGGCGAGCTGCTGGCGCACCAGCTGCGCCTCGCCGAATGCCGCGCCATCATCATCGCGCCGGAATGGCCGGAGCGACTGGCGCCGCTGAGAGACGGCTTGCCGCTCCTTCGGCACGTCATCGTCGCCGGTCCGGAACGCGCACCGCCGGATGGTGGAACCCACAGCCTGGCTGATCTGGTAGCCGGCGGGCGCGACATCCGTCCGGCCGCCGTGCAGGGTCCCAACGATCCGGCGGTGATCCTGTTTACCTCGGGCACGACAGGACCATCCAAAGGCGCCGTGCTCAGCCATCACTCCCATTTCGAGATGGCGAAAATCTGCGTCGCTGCCATGGACTACCAAGCCGACGACGTGCTGTTCAGCGCCTTTCCGCTGTTCCATGCCAACGCCCGCTATCTGACCGTGCTGGCCGCCATGCTGGCCGATGCGCAGGCCGTGCTGCACGACCGGTTCTCGGCGTCCGGGTTCTGGGACATCTGCCGCCGCGAGGGCGTGACCGCGTTCAACTACATGGGCGCGCTGCTGATGATGCTGCACAAGCAGCAAGCCCGGGCCGACGACGCCCTCAACAGCGTCCGGCGCGCCTATGGCGCCCCCGCGCCGGCCACCATCTGCCGCGCGTTCGAAGAACGGTTCGGGCTGCGGCTGATCGAGGTGTATGGCTCGACCGAGCTGGGCACCGTGACGCTGAACACCGTCGACGGCTTCCGGCTGGGCTCGTGCGGCAGGCCGGTGCCGCTCTACGACGTGCAGATCCAGGACGAGAACGGCCATCCCTGCCCGCCCGGCACCGCCGGGGAAATCGTCGCCCGCCCGCGCGAGCCGGACGTGATGTTCAAGGAGTACTACCGGATGCCGGAGGCCACGGTAAAGGCGTTCAGGGACCTGTGGTTTCACACCGGCGACCGCGGCCGCATGGATGAGGATGGCTATTTCTATTATCTGGACCGGATGAAGGACGCGATCCGGCGGCGCGGCGAGAACATCTCGTCCTGGGAGGTCGAAAAGATCATCGACGGCATCGAGGGCATTCAGGAATCCGCCGTCTTCGGCGTTCCCTCGGACCTGTCCGAGGAAGAGGTCATGGTCGTGATCGTTCCCAAGGCCGATGCCAGGCTGACGCCCGAGACGGTGCTCGATGCGTGCCAGGAAAAGCTGCCCTGGTTCGCGGTCCCGCGCTATGTGCGCTTCGCCCCTGCCCTGCCAAGAAACACGTCGGAGCGTATCGAGAAGTACAAGCTGCGCGCCGACGGCGTCGCCGCCGACACATGGGACCGCGACGCCGCCGGCTATCAGGTCAGGCGGCGCTGA
- a CDS encoding TIGR03862 family flavoprotein, with translation MKNTPAIKPSVAIIGAGPAGLIAAETLAAAGIKVTLYDRMPSAGRKLLMAGRGGLNLTHSEDFAAFAVRYGSAAPWLQPLLEAFPPSSLVAWAQGLGQDTFIGSSGRIFPRSLKASPLLRAWLGRLAGLGVTLAPRHDWGGWTTDGRLTFRTEDGEVAIAADATILALGGASWPRLGSNGAWVDILSSRGVDIAPLRPANCGFDVAWSDIFDDRFAGTPLKNIAVTCDGRTARGEALVTSYGIEGGVIYAIGAAAREAIDRDGKAVLEIDLRPDMSRASIADRLHKAPRGQSTANLLRKTLSLPPVAINLLREAHGIDLPTAPGALASLIKSSPITLTAAQPIDRAISTAGGVSLAALDEALMLRDIPGVFVAGEMLDWEAPTGGYLLQACFATGIAAAHGVLRRLGR, from the coding sequence ATGAAAAATACGCCCGCGATAAAGCCATCCGTCGCCATCATCGGCGCGGGCCCGGCCGGGCTGATCGCGGCGGAGACGCTGGCGGCGGCGGGGATCAAGGTCACCCTCTACGACCGGATGCCATCGGCGGGCCGCAAGCTGCTGATGGCCGGGCGCGGCGGGCTAAACCTGACCCATTCGGAAGACTTCGCGGCGTTCGCCGTTCGATACGGCAGCGCGGCGCCGTGGCTCCAGCCGCTGCTGGAAGCCTTCCCGCCTTCCTCGCTTGTCGCCTGGGCGCAAGGACTGGGACAGGACACCTTCATCGGATCGAGCGGCCGAATCTTCCCCCGTTCGCTCAAGGCATCGCCGCTGCTGCGCGCCTGGCTGGGGCGGCTGGCAGGTCTCGGCGTGACCTTGGCGCCGCGCCACGACTGGGGAGGCTGGACCACGGACGGCCGGCTGACCTTCCGCACCGAGGACGGTGAAGTGGCCATCGCCGCCGACGCGACCATTCTGGCGCTGGGCGGGGCCAGCTGGCCCAGGCTGGGCTCGAACGGTGCGTGGGTTGACATCCTGTCGTCGCGCGGCGTCGATATCGCGCCGCTGCGGCCCGCCAATTGCGGCTTCGACGTCGCCTGGAGCGACATCTTCGACGACCGGTTCGCGGGGACGCCGCTGAAGAACATCGCCGTGACCTGCGACGGCCGGACAGCGCGCGGCGAAGCGCTGGTGACCAGTTACGGCATCGAAGGCGGCGTGATCTATGCGATCGGCGCCGCCGCGCGCGAGGCCATCGACCGGGATGGCAAGGCCGTGCTGGAGATCGATTTGCGCCCTGACATGTCGCGGGCCAGCATCGCCGACAGGCTGCACAAGGCACCGCGCGGCCAGTCCACGGCCAATCTGCTGCGCAAGACGCTGAGCCTGCCGCCCGTCGCCATCAATCTGCTGCGCGAGGCGCATGGCATCGACCTGCCGACAGCGCCCGGCGCCCTGGCAAGCCTGATCAAGTCGTCGCCGATCACCCTGACCGCTGCCCAGCCCATCGACCGCGCTATCTCGACGGCCGGCGGCGTGTCCCTCGCGGCGCTGGATGAAGCGCTGATGCTGCGCGACATTCCCGGAGTCTTCGTCGCGGGCGAGATGCTCGACTGGGAGGCGCCCACCGGCGGCTATCTGCTCCAGGCCTGTTTCGCGACCGGTATCGCCGCCGCCCATGGCGTTCTGCGACGCCTCGGGCGTTAA
- a CDS encoding pyridoxamine 5'-phosphate oxidase family protein, producing MSKAHDHEVVSIYPYTDEQIDKLMTLAPECVLNWSTKDGWPVGVMHAFVWDKGHAWLTFAAHRHRAAAIRRDPRVSIVVSGASSRHPDCPRGAATMKGTAVFHDDEETKKAFYRKLAKKVSPDDKAGEDDFYNLLDSPLRTVIEVTPEKWITFDGDKSHRHRQGTLDESELGEMKSADAERMNKERAARGLPPRTSKV from the coding sequence ATGTCCAAGGCCCATGATCACGAAGTGGTCTCGATCTACCCCTACACCGACGAGCAGATCGACAAGCTGATGACGCTCGCGCCCGAATGCGTGCTGAACTGGTCGACCAAGGATGGCTGGCCGGTCGGCGTCATGCATGCCTTCGTCTGGGACAAGGGGCATGCCTGGCTGACCTTCGCCGCGCATCGCCACCGCGCCGCCGCCATCCGCCGCGACCCGCGCGTGTCCATCGTCGTCAGCGGCGCCTCGAGCCGCCACCCCGACTGTCCGCGCGGCGCGGCGACCATGAAGGGCACCGCCGTGTTTCACGATGACGAGGAGACCAAGAAGGCCTTCTATCGCAAGCTGGCCAAGAAGGTCAGCCCCGACGACAAAGCCGGCGAGGACGATTTCTACAACCTGCTGGACTCGCCGCTGCGCACCGTCATCGAGGTCACCCCGGAGAAATGGATCACCTTCGACGGCGACAAGTCGCACCGCCACCGCCAGGGCACGCTGGACGAGTCCGAACTGGGCGAAATGAAGAGCGCCGACGCCGAGCGCATGAACAAGGAGCGCGCCGCCCGCGGCCTGCCGCCCCGGACCAGCAAGGTCTGA
- a CDS encoding VOC family protein, with amino-acid sequence MTSLICGIHHVGVNVPDLEAGRKFYEDVFGFEVIGVDKWDEGNADVNAYVGMDESSADSYMLRGANTYLEIWTYRTPASNGHASERRASDHGYTHLAFQVTDFETVLARFLAAGGSVIKPLTKARPGGARLHYCRDPFGNIIELLEMPAGSRTGLGGLPGIAAEGAFAPPTRKYYVLENGEFAGLRDKSDLPGAS; translated from the coding sequence ATGACATCGCTGATCTGCGGCATCCATCATGTGGGCGTCAACGTCCCGGACCTCGAGGCCGGGCGCAAGTTCTACGAGGACGTCTTCGGCTTCGAGGTCATCGGTGTCGACAAATGGGACGAGGGCAACGCCGACGTGAACGCCTATGTCGGCATGGATGAGTCCTCGGCGGACAGCTACATGCTGCGCGGCGCCAACACCTATCTGGAGATCTGGACCTACCGGACGCCCGCGTCCAACGGCCATGCCAGCGAACGGCGCGCGTCCGATCACGGCTACACCCATCTGGCGTTCCAGGTCACGGATTTCGAGACGGTGCTGGCGCGCTTCCTGGCGGCCGGCGGCTCGGTGATCAAGCCGCTGACCAAGGCGCGTCCGGGCGGCGCCAGGCTGCATTACTGCCGCGATCCGTTCGGCAACATCATCGAGCTGCTGGAAATGCCCGCCGGCTCGCGCACCGGTCTGGGCGGCCTGCCGGGCATTGCCGCGGAAGGCGCGTTCGCGCCGCCGACCCGCAAGTACTACGTGCTAGAGAATGGCGAGTTCGCCGGCCTGCGCGACAAGTCGGACCTGCCCGGCGCGTCCTAG
- a CDS encoding type II toxin-antitoxin system RelE/ParE family toxin has translation MIAGRDKPYRFTPAALRDLEEIWEFSAQRWSPTQADKYLTRMVSSIERIAANPRMVRERREYTPPVRIYRHESHVIIFTEQADHIAIIRVRHGGEDWANDPGTVGID, from the coding sequence ATGATCGCGGGCAGAGATAAGCCGTATCGTTTTACGCCCGCGGCCCTCCGAGATCTGGAGGAAATCTGGGAATTCTCCGCGCAGCGCTGGTCACCGACGCAGGCGGACAAATATCTGACACGGATGGTGAGCTCGATCGAGCGCATCGCGGCCAATCCGCGCATGGTGCGTGAACGTCGTGAGTACACCCCGCCTGTCAGGATCTATCGGCACGAATCCCACGTTATCATCTTCACGGAACAGGCGGATCACATCGCGATCATCCGCGTGCGCCACGGCGGTGAGGATTGGGCGAACGATCCCGGCACCGTCGGAATTGACTAG
- a CDS encoding SDR family oxidoreductase, whose protein sequence is MSRLAGKAALILGAAGKDNLGQVMARAFAREGARVMIAGRSEAPLAELAEEMGCDYALCDITSRRDVEALVERTKERLGRIDVAVQATGWGLIAPFLETSEEDLDRITTLQFKGPFQFFQALVRAMDHGGSIINISSATATIMLDDHAAYMGTKAGIDHVIRCIANEFGARGIRANSISPGLMVTPMTQHAAHTPGVIDAFTKEYPLGRIGTSEDIAEAAIWLASDACFMTGENLQVNGGLTLRRNPTRAEIGAHVVKATKSAA, encoded by the coding sequence ATGAGTCGTTTAGCGGGCAAGGCCGCCCTGATCCTGGGCGCGGCGGGCAAGGACAATCTGGGGCAGGTGATGGCGCGAGCCTTCGCGCGCGAGGGTGCGCGGGTCATGATCGCCGGCCGCAGCGAGGCGCCGCTCGCCGAGCTGGCCGAGGAAATGGGCTGCGACTACGCGCTGTGCGACATCACCAGCCGCCGGGACGTGGAAGCGCTGGTGGAGCGGACCAAGGAGCGTCTGGGCCGCATCGACGTGGCGGTGCAGGCGACCGGCTGGGGCCTGATCGCGCCCTTCCTCGAGACCTCCGAGGAGGATCTCGACCGGATCACGACGCTGCAGTTCAAGGGACCGTTCCAGTTCTTCCAGGCGCTGGTGCGGGCCATGGACCACGGCGGCTCGATCATCAACATCTCGTCGGCCACGGCCACCATCATGCTCGATGACCACGCCGCCTACATGGGCACCAAGGCCGGCATCGATCACGTCATCCGCTGTATCGCCAACGAGTTCGGGGCGCGCGGCATTCGCGCCAATTCCATCTCGCCCGGCCTGATGGTGACGCCCATGACGCAGCATGCGGCACACACGCCGGGGGTGATCGACGCCTTTACCAAGGAATATCCGCTGGGCCGCATCGGCACCTCCGAGGACATCGCCGAGGCGGCGATCTGGCTGGCGTCCGATGCCTGCTTCATGACCGGCGAGAACCTGCAGGTGAATGGCGGCTTGACGCTGCGGCGCAATCCGACCCGCGCCGAGATCGGCGCCCATGTGGTCAAGGCGACGAAGAGCGCGGCGTAG
- a CDS encoding NAD(P)-dependent oxidoreductase, with translation MSDFVIAHHLPDAIAQQLAAKLPAGVTLKRTPKDANWQVPEDAAAMIFLPPHAGVHFPETAPEGWPFNLRWVQTVSTGIDDYPRWAFDVADATCARGVQANAIGEFALASMLALEKRFPDIWIDAADRWYKEQGNPVGTIEGKTIGLIGFGTIGKAIAERAAPFGARVIATRRSSAPIEGPVEFLPLDEVLAQSDHLVLAAPLTPETRNIINAESLAKMKQGAHFVNISRGAMVDQEALVAALDSGHLRFATLDVSEPEPLPEGHVLYTHPKVRLSPHLSWGKGSNPFDPISALIIENARRFMDGRELLNPINRETWY, from the coding sequence GTGTCCGACTTCGTCATCGCCCATCATCTGCCCGACGCCATCGCCCAGCAGCTCGCGGCCAAGCTGCCGGCCGGCGTCACGCTGAAGCGGACGCCGAAGGACGCCAACTGGCAGGTCCCCGAAGACGCGGCCGCCATGATCTTCCTGCCGCCGCACGCCGGTGTGCACTTCCCCGAAACCGCGCCCGAGGGCTGGCCCTTCAACCTGCGCTGGGTCCAGACCGTGTCCACCGGGATCGACGACTATCCGCGCTGGGCGTTCGACGTGGCCGACGCCACCTGCGCGCGCGGCGTGCAGGCGAACGCCATCGGCGAGTTCGCCCTGGCCAGCATGCTGGCGCTGGAGAAGCGCTTTCCCGACATCTGGATCGACGCCGCGGACCGCTGGTACAAGGAACAGGGCAACCCGGTCGGCACCATCGAAGGCAAGACCATCGGCCTGATCGGCTTCGGCACCATCGGCAAGGCCATCGCCGAACGCGCGGCGCCCTTCGGCGCGCGGGTCATCGCGACCCGCCGCAGCAGCGCGCCCATCGAGGGGCCCGTCGAATTCCTGCCGCTCGACGAGGTGCTGGCCCAGTCGGACCATCTGGTGCTCGCCGCCCCGCTGACGCCCGAGACCCGCAACATCATCAATGCCGAAAGCCTCGCCAAGATGAAGCAGGGCGCGCATTTCGTGAACATCTCGCGCGGCGCCATGGTGGACCAGGAGGCGCTGGTCGCGGCGCTCGACAGTGGCCATCTGCGCTTCGCCACCCTCGACGTGTCCGAGCCGGAGCCACTGCCCGAAGGCCACGTGCTGTACACCCATCCCAAGGTGCGCCTGTCGCCGCATCTGTCCTGGGGCAAGGGTTCGAACCCGTTCGACCCGATCAGCGCGCTGATCATCGAAAATGCGCGGCGTTTCATGGACGGGCGGGAACTGCTGAATCCCATCAACCGCGAGACATGGTATTAA
- a CDS encoding Hsp70 family protein: MHSIGLDFGTTNSVACRVGEGGDVETVSFERPEGPEGIFPSLLTFWQEESGRGRAQTLVEGGQWAIDAYRETEPDCRFLKSIKTFAGNPHFSSTLVYGAQYDFQALMRAFLSSMRAHGAADGAWDTKRIVIGRPIRFAGLNADDDLALKRYGAALKALGFTEMQTVFEPLAAAYYFVRDLTEAANVFVADLGGGTSDFSIIRLERRGGRLALEPLASRGNDIAGDRFDYRMIDKIVAPALGKGSDYDSLGKRLPFPTTYYNRLARWNEIYTLRIGKIHREIADLKRYSYAPDRIEKFLRFIDSEAAVDLHAAISRTKRDLSLQDSARFHLGFDGEAIDADVTRAEFDGWIERDMLKLDALADQTLAEAGLAAKDIDIVFLTGGTSFVPAVRALFEHRFGGAVIQSSDQLVSIAKGLALIGQDAESAAMMTDRVVSLAD, encoded by the coding sequence GTGCATTCCATCGGTCTCGATTTCGGCACCACCAATTCCGTCGCCTGCAGGGTGGGCGAGGGCGGCGACGTGGAGACGGTGTCGTTCGAGCGGCCCGAGGGTCCCGAGGGCATCTTTCCGTCGCTGCTGACCTTCTGGCAGGAGGAAAGCGGGCGCGGGCGGGCGCAAACGCTGGTCGAGGGCGGGCAGTGGGCCATCGACGCCTACCGCGAGACCGAGCCGGATTGCCGCTTCCTGAAATCGATCAAGACCTTCGCCGGCAACCCGCATTTCTCCAGCACGCTGGTCTATGGCGCGCAGTACGATTTCCAGGCCCTGATGCGCGCCTTCCTGTCGTCCATGCGCGCCCATGGCGCGGCGGACGGGGCGTGGGACACGAAACGCATCGTCATCGGCCGCCCGATCCGCTTCGCCGGGCTCAATGCCGATGACGACCTGGCGCTCAAGCGGTATGGCGCGGCGCTGAAGGCGCTCGGGTTCACCGAGATGCAGACGGTGTTCGAGCCGCTGGCGGCCGCCTATTACTTCGTCCGCGACCTGACCGAGGCGGCCAATGTGTTCGTCGCCGATCTGGGCGGCGGCACCAGCGATTTCTCGATCATTCGGCTGGAGCGGCGCGGCGGCAGGCTGGCGCTCGAGCCGCTGGCGTCGCGCGGCAACGATATCGCCGGCGACCGGTTCGACTACCGGATGATCGACAAGATCGTCGCGCCCGCGCTGGGCAAGGGCTCGGACTACGACAGCCTGGGCAAGCGGCTGCCGTTCCCGACGACCTATTACAACCGGCTGGCGCGCTGGAACGAGATCTACACGCTGCGGATCGGCAAGATCCACCGCGAGATCGCCGATCTGAAGCGCTACAGCTATGCCCCGGACCGGATCGAGAAGTTTCTTCGCTTCATCGATTCAGAAGCGGCGGTCGATCTCCATGCCGCCATCTCGCGGACCAAGCGGGATCTGTCGTTGCAGGACAGCGCGCGCTTCCATCTGGGTTTCGATGGCGAGGCCATCGACGCCGATGTCACGCGCGCCGAGTTCGATGGCTGGATCGAGCGCGACATGCTCAAGCTCGACGCGCTGGCGGACCAGACGCTGGCCGAGGCCGGGCTGGCGGCGAAGGACATCGACATCGTCTTCCTCACCGGCGGCACGTCCTTCGTGCCCGCGGTCCGCGCGCTGTTCGAGCATCGCTTCGGCGGCGCCGTGATCCAGAGCAGCGACCAGCTGGTCTCGATCGCCAAGGGCCTGGCGCTGATCGGCCAGGACGCGGAGTCGGCGGCGATGATGACCGACCGGGTCGTCTCCCTCGCGGACTGA